The following are from one region of the Methanobrevibacter sp. TMH8 genome:
- a CDS encoding DUF1284 domain-containing protein, which produces MNEFEGIIMKKSPKNNLIYLRGHHLLCLQGYQGYGYDEKFKKNMDNIFHQLNIDNIYNANNRDKDNKDNIDNNNTNINNYNNVIILTDYPDDLCVCCPKLKNNQCSGELENLKQTKENIEKIKTNNEKIVKMDQKVLNETKLKKNTEYTIEECILAVNKAFSSLKKVKIVCKDCRWENKCLWFQSREL; this is translated from the coding sequence ATGAACGAATTTGAAGGAATTATCATGAAGAAATCTCCAAAAAATAACCTAATATATCTAAGAGGACATCATCTTCTTTGCTTACAAGGATATCAAGGATATGGTTATGATGAAAAATTCAAAAAAAATATGGATAATATTTTTCATCAATTAAATATTGATAATATATATAATGCAAATAATAGGGATAAGGATAATAAGGATAATATAGACAACAATAATACTAATATAAATAATTACAATAATGTGATTATATTAACTGATTATCCAGATGATTTATGTGTTTGTTGTCCAAAATTGAAAAATAATCAATGTTCAGGAGAATTAGAGAATCTAAAACAAACTAAAGAAAACATTGAAAAGATAAAAACTAATAATGAAAAAATTGTTAAAATGGATCAAAAAGTTTTAAATGAAACTAAACTAAAAAAAAATACCGAGTATACTATTGAAGAATGTATTTTAGCTGTTAATAAAGCATTTTCTAGTTTAAAAAAAGTTAAAATAGTGTGTAAAGATTGTAGATGGGAAAATAAATGTTTATGGTTCCAATCAAGAGAATTATAA